GCACACAAACAAATTGACATGAAATATGGCATGATCATTTGATTCTTATTCGTTCTACTCTATGAGCCCTATAGCATCATTTTGATGTTGCTGCTGCTGCCGCTGCTGCCGCTGCTGCAATGGTGGCATCACGAAGGGCTTGGAATTTGACAATCATTCTGTCTCGAGGTGGCCAGTTGTCTTTAATGATTGGAGCATCTGCAAAATCTTGCATCCATGCGGACAACAATGGAAACTTCTCCCCATCCACAACTTTCAGCCCAACAATCTCTTCCAATATGCTGATCAAGTTACCAAGCCAACCCAAGGCAAGATCAACAAACCCAATGGTCTCTCCGCCAAAGAACTTCTTTCCCTTCAACTCTTCTTCCAGGAACTTGAGGTTCTCCAGGGCTGGAACCATAGCTTCCTCCTGCTCTTTCCCTTGCTTGATAAAGACGCTCCAAATTGATGTCAAAACCTACATCAGAAAacaaatcaatatcaaactACCAAGGCCTTTCTGAATCTGTTTCAAGAAGGAAGAGCTTGCAATTAATTAGATCCACCTTATCGTCACCAAATTTTGCCCAGAAACGTGCCGTGGCTCTCTCATGAGGGTCTTCAGGCAATAAGGGAGCATGCTTCCATGTCTCATCAATGTATTCCAGAATGATAAGCGATTCAGCGATGGGTTTTCCATTGTGTACAAGCACTGGAACCTTTTTGTAGACAGGATTATATTGGAGAAGTGAAGGGCTCTTGTTGGAGAGATCTTCAAATATGGTTTCATAATCTATGCCTTTGATTTTGAGAGCCCAGACAGCCCTGAGAGCAAAAGGACTTGACCATGTTCTGAAAAGTTTCACTCCTACCATAATGCTTTGATTTCTGCAAATGGAATGGGGCCAGAGATcctttttataaagatttgggTTCTGgaaatttcataatatatattttcctgTATCTAAATGTACCCTTGTCTTTTAGTGAATCccacatttttctttgtattttccatATTCTCATTTCtgctttattttattcttgGCCTCTATAATGGGCGCTCCAAGTAGAAAATTTGTTGTGACAGCTTAATTCCACTAACTAGAAAGGACAATACCCTTAGCAATAGAAGAGAAAATTCTCTGGCACTAAAATTTGactgaatttgaaatattaaaagaatgaaattgaaaaaataaaaaataaaattgattcattttcagttgtttaatttttggaaaagtttaaAGGTAAATAGGAGTGAAAGAAGTGGGGAAAATGGGAGGAAACAAAATgtagaagaaaacataaaataggcttaaaatcaacttttatatttatttactttttaaaattaaaaaaaaattgaagaagttaaaaatatatttttgaacaatttttatcatatataattt
The sequence above is drawn from the Vitis riparia cultivar Riparia Gloire de Montpellier isolate 1030 chromosome 15, EGFV_Vit.rip_1.0, whole genome shotgun sequence genome and encodes:
- the LOC117932735 gene encoding glutathione transferase GST 23-like; its protein translation is MVGVKLFRTWSSPFALRAVWALKIKGIDYETIFEDLSNKSPSLLQYNPVYKKVPVLVHNGKPIAESLIILEYIDETWKHAPLLPEDPHERATARFWAKFGDDKVLTSIWSVFIKQGKEQEEAMVPALENLKFLEEELKGKKFFGGETIGFVDLALGWLGNLISILEEIVGLKVVDGEKFPLLSAWMQDFADAPIIKDNWPPRDRMIVKFQALRDATIAAAAAAAAAATSK